The Haloplasma contractile SSD-17B genome has a segment encoding these proteins:
- the rpmA gene encoding 50S ribosomal protein L27, giving the protein MKFVLNIQLFASKKGVGSTKNGRDSESKRLGAKKSDGQYTLAGSILYRQRGTKIHPGENVGRGGDDTLFAKVDGIVKYERWGRDKKRVSVYPE; this is encoded by the coding sequence ATGAAATTCGTATTAAATATTCAATTATTCGCATCTAAAAAGGGTGTTGGTTCGACGAAGAACGGTCGTGATTCTGAATCAAAACGTTTAGGAGCGAAGAAATCAGACGGACAATATACATTAGCCGGATCTATTTTATATCGTCAACGTGGTACAAAAATTCACCCTGGTGAAAATGTAGGACGTGGTGGAGACGATACATTATTCGCTAAAGTTGATGGAATCGTAAAATACGAAAGATGGGGTAGAGATAAGAAACGTGTTTCTGTTTACCCTGAATAA
- a CDS encoding ribosomal-processing cysteine protease Prp, translating to MIKVKLKRHDNLKDVEVSGHALFAEFGKDVVCAGVSSIVIGALNALGELTDYNTDQVTIKEGYVHIPDIFDDPQVQLVLNTMVVQLNTVWQSFPEYMDISIV from the coding sequence ATGATTAAAGTTAAATTAAAACGACATGACAATTTAAAAGATGTTGAAGTTTCAGGACATGCACTTTTTGCCGAATTCGGTAAAGATGTCGTATGCGCTGGTGTATCGAGCATTGTGATAGGTGCTCTGAATGCACTAGGAGAACTAACTGATTACAACACAGACCAAGTGACAATTAAAGAAGGTTATGTTCATATTCCTGATATCTTTGATGATCCACAAGTGCAACTAGTATTAAATACAATGGTTGTTCAACTGAATACAGTGTGGCAATCTTTTCCTGAATACATGGACATATCTATTGTGTAG
- the rplU gene encoding 50S ribosomal protein L21: MYAIIKTGGKQIRVEEGQAIYVEKLDSEVSDVVIFDEVLLVGGDDTKVGTPLVNGATVTAKIEKHGSGKKITVFKYKPKKNYRRKQGHRQPYTKLVVEKINA, encoded by the coding sequence ATGTACGCAATTATCAAAACAGGTGGAAAGCAAATTCGTGTTGAAGAAGGACAAGCAATCTACGTTGAGAAACTTGATTCAGAAGTTTCAGACGTTGTAATTTTTGACGAAGTTCTTTTAGTTGGTGGAGACGATACTAAAGTTGGTACTCCATTAGTAAACGGTGCAACTGTTACTGCTAAAATCGAAAAGCATGGAAGTGGTAAGAAAATCACTGTTTTCAAATACAAGCCTAAAAAGAACTACCGTAGAAAACAAGGTCATCGTCAGCCTTATACAAAGCTAGTCGTAGAAAAAATAAACGCATAA
- a CDS encoding site-2 protease family protein yields MRIKVSFLTQVLVVMSLLAGYFHEVYTMYICILLHEIGHIIALTLLKKNIKEIILSPFGGIMTIEGTINDYNYKEVIIYASGPLMSLLVYFIVSRYSTNELLINSAWYVLVLNLIPIIPLDGGKILLSVLQYIIPYKKLLKFIHGLSILIALFVLFYWSRNNINYILIIAYFVYLNIKSYSNLTYQYFSFLLFKFLNPNKKLSPKIVESDSYVDDFYKGYNNMVINDHKVISEEKVLKEYFKTKS; encoded by the coding sequence ATGAGAATAAAAGTAAGTTTCTTAACGCAGGTTTTAGTAGTTATGAGTCTACTAGCGGGATACTTTCACGAAGTCTATACGATGTATATCTGTATTTTATTACATGAAATAGGGCATATTATTGCCCTTACTTTATTAAAGAAAAACATAAAAGAGATAATCTTATCCCCTTTTGGTGGAATCATGACAATAGAAGGAACAATAAATGATTATAATTATAAAGAAGTTATAATCTATGCATCGGGTCCCTTAATGAGTCTGCTTGTATATTTTATTGTTAGTAGGTATTCAACAAATGAATTACTTATTAATTCTGCATGGTATGTTTTAGTGTTAAATCTTATTCCGATTATTCCGTTAGATGGAGGAAAAATACTCTTATCAGTTCTACAATATATCATTCCATATAAAAAGCTATTAAAATTTATCCATGGATTATCTATCCTAATAGCTCTTTTTGTGTTATTCTATTGGAGTCGAAATAATATTAACTATATATTAATTATTGCTTATTTTGTTTATTTAAATATTAAATCCTATTCGAACTTGACTTATCAATATTTTTCATTTTTATTGTTTAAGTTTTTAAATCCAAATAAAAAGTTAAGTCCTAAAATAGTAGAGAGCGATTCTTATGTTGATGACTTCTATAAAGGCTATAATAATATGGTCATTAATGATCATAAAGTTATAAGCGAAGAAAAGGTATTAAAAGAGTACTTCAAAACAAAATCATGA
- a CDS encoding peptidoglycan DD-metalloendopeptidase family protein: protein MNRDIERIKKKNKYRSKFYHEFRGHKPKRKNELVNNPLPKIYKREHKESKLNIDEHFLWRVTYRVLISAIILLVVLISRKQSSSVITHSVYKMYSHNINFMKIDRFITTNLGALFPIPKNDDLFVSGGYVGVDNTTDYRDGVMVSTDLFAPVSSHIEGIVTNVYTDEELGKVIEIQDINNNVYVYAGVEDVKVGIYSRIQYGEVLGIAKTSSDYNGAYYLAVRNNNNYLDVVEVISLGNDEESSINDDDSDGEVTPIGFGSVDE, encoded by the coding sequence ATGAATAGAGATATTGAAAGGATTAAGAAAAAGAATAAATATCGTTCAAAGTTTTATCATGAGTTTAGAGGACATAAGCCCAAACGTAAAAACGAATTAGTCAATAATCCTTTACCAAAAATCTATAAGCGCGAGCATAAAGAATCAAAGTTGAATATTGATGAACACTTTTTGTGGCGAGTTACTTATCGTGTACTAATAAGTGCAATTATCTTATTAGTCGTACTTATAAGTAGAAAGCAATCTTCATCTGTTATAACTCATAGTGTCTATAAAATGTATAGCCACAATATTAACTTTATGAAAATCGACCGCTTCATTACAACAAACCTAGGGGCATTATTTCCTATACCAAAGAATGATGACTTATTCGTTAGTGGTGGGTATGTAGGGGTAGATAATACAACGGACTATAGGGATGGCGTGATGGTATCAACTGATCTCTTTGCTCCCGTTAGTTCACATATAGAAGGAATTGTAACCAATGTATATACTGATGAAGAATTAGGGAAGGTAATTGAAATTCAAGATATTAATAATAATGTTTATGTGTATGCAGGAGTTGAAGATGTGAAGGTTGGAATATATAGCCGTATTCAATATGGTGAGGTACTTGGCATTGCAAAGACATCTAGTGACTATAATGGAGCTTACTATCTTGCGGTACGAAATAATAACAATTATTTAGATGTAGTTGAGGTCATTTCATTAGGTAATGATGAAGAAAGTTCAATAAATGATGATGACTCAGATGGTGAAGTTACCCCAATTGGTTTTGGATCGGTAGATGAGTAA
- a CDS encoding DJ-1/PfpI family protein encodes MSKILCFIYNDMADFELTMATTAVSWLKMDVVTIAYTNETVTARPGLQYQPHMTVKDAINLEDVAGIIIPGGWNSEQQPELIELITKLYSDDKLVSAICAGPQFLAHAGVLNNRKYTTTWTEDHLKEQGIEDFFPRENYVIQNVVRDQNVVTAVGHAFIDFAMEIIDYFDAFKDDEMKHNFSKHYKGLD; translated from the coding sequence TTGAGTAAGATTTTATGTTTTATTTATAACGACATGGCCGATTTTGAGTTAACGATGGCCACTACAGCAGTAAGTTGGCTAAAGATGGACGTTGTTACAATTGCCTACACTAATGAAACAGTAACTGCTAGGCCTGGATTACAATATCAACCTCATATGACAGTAAAAGACGCGATTAATTTAGAGGATGTTGCAGGTATAATTATTCCAGGAGGATGGAATAGCGAACAACAACCAGAGCTAATAGAGTTAATAACCAAGCTATATAGCGATGATAAACTAGTATCTGCTATCTGTGCAGGTCCACAATTTTTAGCACATGCCGGAGTACTAAATAACCGTAAATACACAACAACATGGACAGAAGATCATCTAAAGGAACAGGGAATTGAAGACTTCTTCCCAAGAGAAAATTACGTTATTCAAAATGTAGTAAGAGATCAAAACGTTGTAACAGCTGTTGGCCATGCATTTATTGATTTTGCTATGGAGATTATCGATTATTTTGATGCGTTTAAAGATGATGAAATGAAACATAACTTTTCAAAGCATTATAAAGGATTAGATTAG
- a CDS encoding NUDIX hydrolase has product MVLAMNKEEQQLLEFIKVTEQDVESSNNFHPITSSFAFIKCDTNYLIVYNKWRKQWEFPAGKIEVLETPKECAIRELFEETGQKVKDLEFKGLFKIYDKRYNRIKYRAAYLTEIN; this is encoded by the coding sequence ATGGTTTTAGCTATGAATAAAGAAGAGCAACAACTTTTAGAGTTTATTAAGGTTACAGAACAGGATGTAGAATCTAGCAATAATTTTCATCCAATCACAAGTTCATTTGCATTTATAAAATGTGATACGAACTATTTGATCGTCTATAATAAATGGAGAAAACAATGGGAGTTTCCTGCCGGTAAAATTGAAGTTTTAGAAACGCCGAAGGAATGTGCCATAAGAGAGTTATTTGAGGAGACAGGTCAAAAGGTAAAGGACCTAGAATTTAAGGGATTATTTAAAATTTATGACAAGCGTTACAATCGGATCAAATATAGAGCCGCATATTTAACTGAAATTAATTAG
- a CDS encoding GNAT family N-acetyltransferase: MNNLNIRKMKDQDVAFIIDLSTRFNEFEMMNWRDHEKMKQAQLEMAKEAVAKSDSDSDMYVVEDESKTPLGYLHMTKQIDYFTDEHKGYISSIVVSKAGEGKGIGKKLMKKAEQWSKEKGYKQLVLNVFSKNERAVEFYKKLDYESEIIKMVKELE, translated from the coding sequence ATGAACAATCTGAACATAAGAAAGATGAAAGACCAAGATGTAGCATTTATTATTGACTTGTCTACGCGCTTTAATGAATTTGAGATGATGAACTGGCGTGATCATGAAAAAATGAAGCAGGCACAACTAGAAATGGCAAAAGAAGCCGTGGCAAAGAGTGATTCTGATTCCGATATGTATGTAGTTGAAGATGAATCTAAAACGCCATTAGGATACCTTCATATGACTAAGCAAATTGATTATTTTACCGATGAGCATAAAGGCTATATTTCATCAATAGTTGTCTCTAAAGCGGGAGAGGGAAAAGGGATTGGTAAGAAGTTAATGAAAAAAGCCGAACAATGGTCTAAAGAGAAAGGCTATAAACAATTAGTTCTAAATGTTTTTTCAAAAAATGAAAGGGCAGTAGAGTTTTATAAAAAATTAGACTATGAAAGCGAAATCATTAAAATGGTAAAGGAATTAGAGTAG